Sequence from the Fragaria vesca subsp. vesca linkage group LG4, FraVesHawaii_1.0, whole genome shotgun sequence genome:
TTTTTTGTGAAGGATATCCTTGGTGGTTTTGATATAACAACGGAACACTCAAACCTGTTGTGTGAGAGTATAATATTTTCAGCAGTCATACAACAACTTTTCAGTTTTGGTTGTATAATGTATTTTCAAGTCATGAAGCCCCTCTCTTACATTTGGCAATACTACTTTAAGTTCTTCATCCCACAACAATCAACTAAGAAATGTTGTGTGAATGTATAATTTTTAAATATATCACACAAGTGTTTTCAATATTACGTTGTATGTATCGTAAGTCTAACCCCTAAAATACCCTAAACCCTAAAAAACCCTAATAGTTAAAGCCAAATTTCCTACTGTAGTGCCACAAAAGTTGTTTTCAATACTGATATGTGATGTAAAATTAATATTGTTGAATTTATGATTGACTGAGGTGATCGATACCTAAACGTTACCGAAAATTTGTGAATTTTGTCACACTACTATACTTCACTATCATAATTATATCCAACGGTCGAATTTTCATGATTTTAATCCTAAACATCTAGATCACAATCAACCTACTAATGAGGTATAACATGTTTACTATGTTACACATAATGTGACATAACATATGTAGTACATATTATATAAAATATGTTTATCTAGAGAGACACCATTGAGAAAATGAAATTTTGAAAATCGAACCGTATAGACATGTTTATGATATTGAAACATGATTGTGGTAGAAATCTTATCAATTTTCAGTATTATATGGGCGTCGATCGACGCGGTCAACCCTTTTTAGACTCTCGTTTCACTATGAGGAGCCAAGTCATCGGGAGATGATTATCATCAACTTTTTACGTGAATTCATATATGATAATACTATGAGAGTACGAGTGTCGATAAAATCAATAAAGTGAGTAACAATATTGCAGTTCGGCATGTTTTTTGTGTAACTATGATGGTCAAATTATGGTTGATCACAAGTCTTCCATGTTCAGACAACCCTTAATATTTTGTTGCATTGTCTAATTGTGAGAGTGAAAACTAGCGGGAAATCTGCTGCTCTTACAAATTTGATTGGGTATTTAAGTTTCTAAATTTAGACAACCATAATGATATTATGCGTTGTGTGATTTTAAGAGTGAATAGTACTCAGACAACCATAATGCTACTATACGTTGTATGACTATAAGAGTGAAAAGTACTAGCGGGAAATCTCCAGCTTTTACAATCTTAGATGAATATATAACACACTCTCTTCAGACGACAAACTTGGTTTGTTGCGTTGTCTAATGTGTTAATGTTTTAACATGACTATAAGAGTGAAAAGTACTATCGGGAAATCTCCCGCTTTTACAATCTTAGATGAATATATAACATACTCTCTTCAGACGACAAAAAAAAATACTTAAAAAAAAACACTAGCCTCTCAATTTCTCAAACCCTAATCCCTTAATTGGACATTCATTTAACCTAGCTAGCTAACAAACTCGCACCCACTTCTACACTTACACAAAAAATCCAAATCCGTCTCCCCACTCCTCTTCTCTTTTTCGACCGCACCTCACTCTTTAATATTGAATAGCCGAACCCAATCAAAGTTCCTCTACAAACACTATATCTTCTTCTACAATTGCAATAGGACTTCCNNNNNNNNNNNNNNNNNNNNNNNNNNNNNNNNNNNNNNNNNNNNNNNNNNNNNNNNNNNNNNNNNNNNNNNNNNNNNNNNNNNNNNNNNNNNNNNNNNNNNNNNNNNNNNNNNNNNNNNNNNNNNNNNNNNNNNNNNNNNNNNNNNNNNNNNNNNNNNNNNNNNNNNNNNNNNNNNNNNNNNNNNNNNNNNNNNNNNNNNNNNNNNNNNNNNNNNNNNNNNNNNNNNNNNNNNNNNNNNNNNNNNNNNNNNNNNNNNNNNNNNNNNNNNNNNNNNNNNNNNNNNNNNNNNNNNNNNNNNNNNNNNNNNNNNNNNNNNNNNNNNNNNNNNNNNNNNNNNNNNNNNNNNNNNNNNNNNNNNNNNNNNNNNNNNNNNNNNNNNNNNNNNNNNNNNNNNNNNNNNNNNNNNNNNNNNNNNNNNNNNNNNNNNNNNNNNNNNNNNNNNNNNNNNNNNNNNNNNNNNNNNNNNNNNNNNNNNNNNNNNNNNNNNNNNNNNNNNNNNNNNNNNNNNNNNNNNNNNNNNNNNNNNNNNNNNNNNNNNNNNNNNNNNNNNNNNNNNNNNNNNNNNNNNNNNNNNNNNNNNNNNNNNNNNNNNNNNNNNNNNNNNNNNNNNNNNNNNNNNNNNNNNNNNNNNNNNNNNNNNNNNNNNNNNNNNNNNNNNNNNNNNNNNNNNNNNNNNNNNNNNNNNNNNNNNNNNNNNNNNNNNNNNNNNNNNNNNNNNNNNNNNNNNNNNNNNNNNNNNNNNNNNNNNNNNNNNNNNNNNNNNNNNNNNNNNNNNNNNNNNNNNNNNNNNNNNNNNNNNNNNNNNNNNNNNNNNNNNNNNNNNNNNNNNNNNNNNNNNNNNNNNNNNNNNNNNNNNNNNNNNNNNNNNNNNTTTCCACCGTCGTCTGATATCTGTTCAGACGACATATCTTATGTCGTCTGGAAGAAGCTGAATCTGGAAGGTTTCAAAAAAATATGTCGTGTTAATGGATTACATACAACATATAAATGTCGACTGAAGCCAGAATAAGGAAGAAATTAATGATGTTTACGTCCTGTTATATTTATTCATACTATAGATAAGTGTCGACTGATATAACGTTAAACGACAAATAAAACAAAGATATGTTGTACTATGAGACTTCTAATGACAACTATATGTCATCTCATATTGTCAAACTACTAGGCGCTATATCATCTAGAGTCCAACGAAAATTACTTGTCGTTTGACTTATTGTCGTTTGACTTGTCTTGAGACCACTAATGTTTAACTTCACGGATTCTGCCGGAATTGCTGCCAGGGATTCCGGCGACTTGCCATAAATACTCGTCGGATTTCGGTGACTTGCCGGAATTTCGCCATAGCCTCCCCATAAACTCCTATCACCAAGTTATCGACAAGTATATACCACAACAATGATTTCAGTCACAATCCAACTCAATAACTGCAACACAAACAACAACACAGCCGACCAAATCGAACTCCTTACCTCCAATCTGAACAGCAACCTCTCCTTGCTTTAAATCAATAAGCAGTCCCTTTGCCATGATGTTGCATAACAAAAGCTACCCCAAAGCTTCCCAACTCTAAGTCCCGGCTTTGCCAAGGATGAACTACGCTCGTCGGAGCTCGTGGTCACCACCAGAACACAAAGAACACAATCGCTAGAAAAGAAGCTCAAGAAACCTAGATACGCAGAAGGGGATTTCTGAGTTAGGTCTCAATTGAAGGAAATAAAGCACTAGACTGTGCAGAAGGAAGAGAGGAGGAAGGGACTCACCATCGCTAGGTGCATCGGTGACCGGAGCCCAAGCCCTCACCGGAAAACAGAGAAGGACAGTCACCGTCCTCCTCCATCGATCTCCGCCAAAAGTGGATGTCTTCAGGATTAAAGGACTGGGCTGAGTTGAGGAGGAGGAGAGGATCACTTCGGTGGCGGTCTCGCCGTCCGGTACTGCCGGAATCGTTGCTGCTCAATGGACGAGAGAGAGAGAGTCGGGGAGAGATGAGAGAGAGAGAGAGGGACGGGTCAACGCCTTTAGAGAGAGAGTGATGAAAGGAGAGCACTGCCTTTAGACTCAGTGATGCGGCGCAAAACCTTTCTAACCTAAATGCTTTGTAATCTTGATCACACAACATAAAAATGATATCACAAACTAGTTAGCCACTACTAGCCCGACTCCCAACGAAACCTCTAAACCCTCTTTTCAGTCAATTGTTTTTGACATCAAACGACATATATATGTAGTCTGTATTGAATAAAGAAAGATCGATACATGTTGACCGCATCGACCGAGACCCGAACATCTTCGAAAATTGCTGAATTTTGTACCATAGCCATTTTTCACTATAATGATAAGATCTAACACTCAAACTTTCATTTTGTTTATTTTTGTCATTTGAATCACAATATTCTGCTAATCTGTTATAAGATGTTTACCAAAGATATATCGAAACATACATCTTTCTAAACTAACTATATATATGAAATAAAATTTACCAAATCTGACCGTACGATGTATTCGATGTAGTTAAATATAAATGTGGTAAAAAACTTATCGAATTTCAAAAAAGTTCAAGTCTCGATCACACCGGTCAATTGTGTGCTTACACTAAACTTCCTTGTACGCTTCTATGGGAAGCAATATCATCGTTTGATAAACATGTCCAAATTTTCGGATAGATTAGTTTTTCAATACGAAATGAGAGTTTTGATACTGAAGAATTCAAAATATAAGTGGCGGCTGGAGTGAATCAGAGCGTTTCAATTTTGGTAAATGAGTTGACTTTTTAAAATATTTCTCAGACGACACATATTTGTAGTCTGAATATATGAAACGGACCATTTAAAATATTTTTCAGACAACACATATATGTATTCTGAAGTTACTAACTCTATACTAATCCAAACAACAAATTAATGTCGTCTGAGCTAGGCAAATGGATAATTCAATATTTCACTTAGCGAGGGAAAACTCCCGCCCCTAAATTTTGTGCCACTTGATTAGTGCGGCAAAACGCGCACCAAATTTGGTTATTTATGCTTCATTCAGACGACAGAAAATATGTCGTCTGAATAAATACAATAATTGCAATTTATGGTTCTCTCAGACTACATAAGTTTGTCGTCTGACCTTGTGAATTTAAAGGGTTGAAACTTGTGCCACCAAATCGAAAAATTAAGGTCATGTTAAACGACATATATTTTTGTCATCCAATTAAGTTCATTAAATGTGCCATTTTCACAGTTTTATCAGACAACATATATATGTCGTGTTAATTTTTAGCTGAAAATGGCTATTTATGTGTTTGGTCACACCACACTTATATGTCGTATGACATTTTCAAACCAAGGAAAAATTGAGGCTAATCTAAGAGTATGTAAGCACCAGCTCATTGAGACGACTTTTACTGATTATATGTCGTCTAAAGGACCCTAAAAATTATCAGACGACACTCTTTCAAAATGCTGCTTTATATGTCGTCTTATAATTGTCGTCTGATGGTGTTTATATCTCCCTCCCTATTCCAATTTTCTGTAATAAGATTTCTATCTAAATGTGTTTAAGATTTTTGTTGGGATGCACTTTTGATTATTAGCTAGTATTGGTAGGTTCTTTAGAATGCTTAGATCAGAAATAGAGCAAAGATCACATAGTGCACACCACATGTTTGATATTATGTCTCAAAGACACCACCAAGCTGAAACCAATGGGCTTTTCCAAGATTTTCGAAAAGCTTATACTTCTTCTTTTAATCTCAGTTTTAAACAGTTAAAAATAGACTCTTCAATGATCGTTTTAAACTTAGTTTCAAGAAAAACGGAGTTGATTGGAGAAACTTGTGCTATTTTGAAGTTCACACAGTGTTTTAGAATCTTCTGCAGAAACTGCATTTTCAGTCACTTTGGATCTCTATTTTACTATGCATTTGAACTCCAAACGGCTTGAAATTTTGGGACATTGTTCCTTTTCTTGTCTATTTTGATTCTGGAAATTATGACATGAAAATATTGAAAGGTCAATTGTTGGTGAATTTTTCTTTCTTACTACCTGTTTCCTGAAAATTTCTCAGATTTGCAGCTCATTGTTATAAAACAATGGATTTGGGATCCTTTACACTCTTATTTCTGTCATTGATATTTGACAAGTTTATCTATGCATAAATCTTGTTTTGTCTGGAATAAGCCCGTAAATAGAAGCTTAGCTACTGCTGTGACTTAGCGTTAAGAAAAATTTGATAATTGAACTGTGTAATGTGTAATTTAAATAGTGAAATTGGTTTTAGTACTAGAAGAGTTTCTATTTCTAGTTATAATCATCCAGCAAATAATAATTATTCTACATTGCCTAATCAAACTTGTGCAATGTCCTACGTACAAGTATTATATATCAAATTTAGGAATTTGTGTTGCAGTAACTAAGGACTTATGATCAATGTGTGTTATGCTGAAGCGATGGTAGTTCAACAGAAGAAAATGTAGCAAAGATCATGAAATTTGCATGGTTGGTTCCGCCGTGTGAAATTATTATTACTACTGCAGCAGCCTGTTTTGTCTTCTGGTGGAAAGGCTTGAGCTTTTCTAATCCATATGGGAAAGGGATCTTGATTACAGGTACATTGTTATATCTGTTATTGCCTTTCTTTTGAAATTTTTATGTTGTTGCTATTGCTTCAATATGTCTATGGATATTGTGGCTAATCTTAGTGTTATTATGATGACATGTGTTTGCTTAGAAAATTTCAAAATTTCTTTTGAAATTTTCATGTTGTTGCTATTGCTTCAATATGTCTATGGATATTGTGGCTAATCTTAGTGTTATTATGATGACATGTGTTTGCTTATAAATCATTTGGTTTTTGAACCGGGAAACGATCTCTATCGGAAGTCTTTGGAAATGTCTGCTAAGGTGCTTTTCTACTTGACATGTGTTAGACTTATTGCGTGAGCTTGTTATGCTATATTTATTTACAAAGTTGTTGCTAATTGTGATTGCTGGCCCCGGATTTGCATGTGGAAATCCATAGCCGTGGTTTTGGTCAGCAGATGAGTGGTTTTGGCTGCAAAGAACAAGAACAGTGATTTCAACTATGACATATTTGGTTGGGTAATCCTTGCTATCTGAATTTGGGCTTGGTTAGGATTTGTTTATAACACTGCTATCTGCAACAGAACTTGTGTAGTTTGCTAAGAACTAATTTGTTAGTAGTCAAGCATGATAGTATAAAGTCTACAAATCTGTCAAAATATGAACACAAAAGGAAGTCCATACCAACCTATATATTTGAGAAAGTTAACAGAACCAAGTTTCATGCAATGCTAATTGTGTCAATGCTTGAGAGAACTTACGGAATCTTTGAAATTTGTTGTTTGTCATGTAAATGACTTACGTTTCAATTTCTATTTAGGTTGGATATATGCTCATATGTTGGTAGTATCTTCATGGTTTTCTGCTTATAAGATTTATTGATTCTCTTAAGCATCACTATTGTTGGCCTTTAAGTGAGACTGTTAGACAAGGAAAGTTCAATGGTGATTCTGTTCTTTTTTCTTTTTCTTTTTTTCTCCAGGAATTTCTACTCTTGAGAGTATATAACAAACTGAAGCTACTCAACCTGTAGAAGCAGGTGAGTAGATGCCCTAAAAATATACTACTGCATTTGGATAATTTGGCCCTTAAAATGATATTATGCAGGTAATTTTTATGTGCTTAAGAGAAACTTTTACATGATGATAGATAAATTTTGAGCTAATTAAAATAGACTTTGCATATAGAAATTTTGCCACTTTATGATGATATCCCTCACAACACCATTCTTCCCTTTTAATACTTTGGTTTACTTTGCTGAAAGAAGCCATATAATCGTAAATGGCACATAGATACAATGAAGTTTGTGCAGTCATGCTTGTAACTTTGAAGGTATTGTTCATCTAATATTTGCTTACTATATTGAATCTTAGTAAAGTTTGTAACTTTTTTCTTTCCTCATAATTTATATAGGAATTAATACCCTAAATACCTATTGCTATTTGATAGCTCCTGTTTTTTTACGCATGCAAGTATATATAGGAGTTGAGTTATATATGCAGCACCATGCTTTGAATTATGTTTTAAAAATAGTAGTAATAATACAGTGATTATGGAGGATGTTGGACTTGTGGTTTTTTTGCAGGTTACTTTTTTTGGATGATATGGATCGAGTTACATATGTAGCAGGAGGAGAAACTAGCTTTGAATTATGTAGGTAGGTTCAATTGAATACTAGTAGTATATTGTGGATGTTGGACTGGTGGTTTCTTTAGGCTTCTTTTGGATCTTAGACATGTATTAAGATAGGTGTGTGTGTTATATATATGGTCTTCTTTGATGTGTAATACATGTTATACAATATTTATAATATGATCATATTTTGATCAAACAAACAACTCTATTGCCCATAACATATTGTCTCAGAATCTCCAATCTCATGGCATCAAAATTAGCACTCAATCAAGAATCATTCCATGAAGTTTCAGAAGCTAATTGCCATGCATAGATCACATACTTACATGTAGAACCTGATAGAACAATGGTGATATTTAAGCTCAGCATGTTTCAAACAAGTATGATTCATTCTCACAAGGTATGCACTCATTTTTCACTCAAATTTTCTGGCTAAATCACTCAGTAAGTATGCAAGATAGAATCAGAAAGCTTGCATTTATATGAACAAAAGCATAGTAGAACAAATATAAATCTCATGAAAGAATCAATTACTCACACAAATGAACCACACCATAGGCTCAACTCTTGGGACAAACTCCACAGATCAAGTTTTACTCATCTTTTAGATCAAAAGAAACTTTACAAGGTATTAATGGGGCTGGGCTAGGGGTATGAGTTGAAGAGGAAGGAATTGCAAAAATTCTTAAGGACCTAGCAGAGCATTCAAACACGCCTTATGTCGCCAAAACAAGGGTCAAATGTCATCTTGTTGGGCCCTTCGTCATTTTAAACACCTTCAAACATTGTGAAAAAGAACAAAGGCCAAATATTTTGTTTTGGGCCTTCCATTTACAACCAAAACTCCCATTTCACAACACAAAGACAATGTCCTTTTTTTTCTTTTTTTTTCTTTTTTTTTCTTGCCGAAATTTGATTCCTTATTTTCTTTTCATTCTTTTCACGGCATATTCTTTTCTTTTTAGAACAATGACATTTCAACTCCCCCACACTTGTTTTACATCATCACTTCATACAATACATCATTATTGCTCTACTAGGCCCAAAGGACAAGGGTAGAGATATTACTGTACTAGGCTCAAAGTAAAAATTACATGGGTGATGAAAGAAAAGGCTCAACGTAGGCTCAAAGGGGATTTAAACTAAGGGGTGTGCAGCGCACACAAATAGGGACACAAGCTTGTTTGGCAATGGTGATCATCCTAAAAAAGTTCCATTTATCCTTTCCAAAAATCAAAGCGTTTTATGATTAAAAAGTTTCGTAAAGTCCACAAGAGTGAGTTCTAGTCATCTAGAGTTCATTAAAAGCTATGGTGAGCAATCAATCAAATTGAAAGAATGATGAGGTTTTCGAAAAATTATAGCCAAGAAAAACGAATAAGAATATTTCAATTATCACTCNNNNNNNNNNNNNNNNNNNNNNNNNNNNNNNNNNNNNNNNNNNNNNNNNNNNNNNNNNNNNNNNNNNNNNNNNNNNNNNNNNNNNNNNNNNNNNNNNNNNNNNNNNNNNNNNNNNNNNNNNNNNNNNNNNNNNNNNNNNNNNNNNNNNNNNNNNNNNNNNNNNNNNNNNNNNNNNNNNNNNNNNNNNNNNNNNNNNNNNNNNNNNNNNNNNNNNNNNNNNNNNNNNNNNNNNNNNNNNNNNNNNNNNNNNNNNNNNNNNNNNNNNNNNNNNNNNNNNNNNNNNNNNNNNNNNNNNNNNNNNNNNNNNNNNNNNNNNNNNNNNNNNNNNNNNNNNNNNNNNNNNNNNNNNNNNNNNNNNNNNNNNNNNNNNNNNNNNNNNNNNNNNNNNNNNNNNNNNNNNNNNNNNNNNNNNNNNNNNNNNNNNNNNNNNNNNNNNNNNNNNNNNNNNNTAAACCTTTTTTATCGTTAGTAGCATTGAGTAAGTAGGGTATCGTATAGGGCCGGGGATTGAGGGTACCTTGCAAAACAAAGCGTTAGAAAAACACAACAAATATTAACAAGTAATAAAACATTTAAACAATTTACAAAAGGAGCTACTGTTCCATAGAACAGCAGTCGAAAACCTAATTAAAAACCTAACCTAAACTACTCAGAAAAATATGAAAATTTACAGAGATCTACTAGACACACAGAGGAACGACTGTACAAATTTTCAGGGGATTCGGAGATCGTTTGATACGAAAATAAAATAAAAGAAAACAGAGAACAGAAGAGTGATGAAAATCCTAAACTAAAAAGAAACAAAAACCTAAGCTACTATATACATGTGATCGTCTCTTTGCACACAAGAAAACACTAAATCAGATTCATATAATCAAGTAGCTATGTAATTTCAACCCTAACAACCTAAATCATGCATATGGAGAAACGAATCAAATTCCATGTTTCAAGTAATTTACCGACGCGGACTTAACTACTTAAAACCCTTCTAACCTCTCATAGATATGTACCGACGCGGACTTCATATCCAAAATAGATCAAAGGAAGAACTTGAACATGTTAGAATGTAATTCACCGACGCGGACTTCAAAGACATCCTAGCATGCAACCTATAACTCCTTACCATTCTAGTTCATGTTTACCGACGCGGACTTAACACAAACAATGGCACATATTGATTAAGAACAAGTCATAAGTTGTCAATCACATATATAAACATAATTTAGATCATCAAAACCATCATCAATTACACCAACAACTCAAGTGTACAGATCTGATTTTCATGATTATAAGAACAAACTCAATCAAAAATCCAACTCATGAACACAAACGAATAAGAGAGATGGAAACAAACTAAAGTAATTGAATAGATAATAAAAGAAAACATGAGGTCTGAGTTTAGATTACACTTTGAGTATTGAAACAAGGAACTACGCCGAGAATTACAGAGGAGAAGGCACGGCAAGAGAAATCCTAAAACTAGGGTTTGTGTTTTGGAGAAGAATTTCTGAAGGAGATGAAAGACGTTGTTTTTCTGCGGCCAAGAGCGACCCTTTCACGTCTCCAACTCCTCATACATATAGAGAACATATCAACAGCTGCTATTAGGGTTAGAGAACCTTTAATTTTCGTCCATGGGCTCGCCGTTGTGGTCTGGGCCTTGAAATTGAAGTTCCGGTCCAAATCAGAAATTCGGGCAGACTGACCTTTGGTCACTCAAACGGTCATAACTTGGTCACCAAAATAGCTATTGACGATCTGCAAAAAGTTCTGAAAACTAGACTCTTCTAGCTTTCTGCTGATATAAAGTTCATCTCCTGGATCGTTGTGAGCTGATCACAATTCTCTGTCGAAGTTGACTGACTATTCCTGGCAGATTTTCTGATTTCTTTCCTTGCGCCATATGGATTCCTTTTCCTTCAAGATTTCTCCTCTTTTGCCTCTTTTGTGCTCCTCGGCTTTATTTGTGACCTAAAAACACAAACTAAGTTAAAATCAATATTGTTAAAGGAATTACATAACTAAATAGGGTCGGAAATACATTAAGAATGTTGCATAAAATGCACCTATCATAGAGCCAAAGTTGCGTCGCTGACATGACGATGAGCACGAACGAATGCAATCTGGTTCCCAATAGCTAGTTCATGATTATGCTCTGGAACGAATAACTTCACCATATAAACTCTACTCCCATGATTGTAATTGATCCGAAATCTAGCTTGGCAATTCACCCTAGTCTGTTTCCGAGGAGTACGGCTCAAACCATCTGCTTCCAAGTACTTTTTATCTCGAGTCTCTTCCTTGCAGCAAACCCACTGCCTCCACCGAATCAAACCGTTAGACTCTCCCTTGTCATCCTTCCTACATCCAAATCCAACTGCTGCTGAATATGCACAGTAGAATCTCTCTGCCTCATCCACTGTTTCGAAGGTCAAAGCTCGCACATCGGCGATCGTCAGGCTTCCAAATCCGGGAACATCTACTGCCACATCATCTACACCCTTATTCGGTTGTT
This genomic interval carries:
- the LOC101314943 gene encoding protein FAR1-RELATED SEQUENCE 11-like, with the protein product MDASENEKQPNKGVDDVAVDVPGFGSLTIADVRALTFETVDEAERFYCAYSAAVGFGCRKDDKGESNGLIRWRQWVCCKEETRDKKYLEADGLSRTPRKQTRVNCQARFRINYNHGSRVYMVKLFVPEHNHELAIGNQIAFVRAHRHVSDATLAL